The nucleotide sequence CCGAACCCTGAACCCTTATCGCACCTGATTACTCTGATTAACTCTGATTGGGGATAAATTGGGAAAGAACCATGAAGGACATGAAGATCATGAAGGGGGGCGGAAGAAGGTGAGGTTGAGGAGTACGCTCTGCTCTATGCACTATGCTCTTTGCTCTTTCCCCCCGAACCCTTATTGCACCTGATTACTCTGATTAACTCTGATTGGGGATGAATTGGGAAAGAACCATGAAGGACATGAAGTTCATGAAGGGGGGCGGAAGAAGGTGAGGTTGAGGAGTACGTTCTGCTCTATGCACTATGCTCTTTGCTCTTTCCCCGAACCCTGAACCCTGAACCCTGAACCCTGGGAGGTTGGTAGAGGTCTTACGCTATGCTCTATGCGCTATGCCCTCTGCTCTCCCCCTGGACCCTAAAACATGGGCCGTCTTTATCAGTTAGTCGGTTTTTTAAGTACCTTGACGGTGCTGTATTACTGCTGGAACAATTCCCGCGGCGACCGCTTCCGCCGTGCGTTGCCCCTGTGTTTTTTGGTCTCATTCGTGTTTATTTCGATTGAGGCCAAGTCTCTTTCTATTCCCCTACTGACGTATCTGGTTATCGGAGTTATAGGCATCCCGGCAATGATTTATGGATTGCTTTTTCGTTATGAGATACTTCTCATCATCGCCGCCCTTTATATTCCCAACAACGCCATTCTGCCCGCTGACTTTGGAGGATTACAGCAGGCGTTGAACGGCACCAACATCGTATTGGCCGCTTTGATCTTGGGGATGTTTGCCGGATCATCCAAAGATGAACGGAAGTATTCCGGAAAGTCTCCAGCCAATACCATGGTCTGGTTATATATGGCCACTATCGTCGTTTCCTTCGCCAGAGGGAGTCTCTATTTCGGTTCAGCCTACTATTCTTCTGATATAATCCTCGATCTCAAGCGCTTTTTGACTCCCATGGTTCTTTACCTGATTTTCGTCCGCCGGTTGCAAAACCGTTCCACCATCCGGATCGTGGTGGGAGTTTCCATGATCGTAGTGATTATGGCGGTTTATCTGGGTCTTTTACAGTGGGTCAATCTTGGTTTCGGGACCTACTCGGGAATGCATCGGCGTCTGGGAGGGCTGAACCGTCACCCTAATAACTTCGGAGCGTTTATCGTTTATTATGTCGGGTTGATGTGGGGGCAATTCCTGGTGAATTTTCGCCGTTTCGATGCCAAGCTTCTGCTACTCCCATTGCTGATGAGTCTTAGGATATTAATTCCTACCAACTCCCGGGGAGCCTGGGTTTCATTGCCCCCGTCCCTAGGTGTAATTACTTTCTTTAAAAACCCGATTCTCTTGGTGATTCTTGTTTTACTGGCGGTGGTACCGTTTATTTTAAATCCGGCCATGATTCCGGACACGATCAGATACCGGTTCGAGGATGCCGCGAAAATGGAATCTTCGGAAACTATTTATAGTTCCTCGACGGGGTTGGCCAGCTACGCCTCCGAATCACGTTCGATCAGTGTCCGTACCCGCTATCTTCTCCTGGAGACGGGGCTCCACGTCTGGAAACAGAACCCATTTTTCGGGCACGGCTATGGGGTTTTTCAATATAAAATCCGGGAATACACCGGAGGCGAGCTGGGGGGGTCGGCGCATAACGGCTGGCTGAAGATGTTGGTGGAGATGGGGATAATTACATTGGCCAGCATCATGCTCTTTTTTGGGTATACCGTGTATTGTTCGTATAGAGTATTTCGAAGAGAGAGAAACCCGTTTCTCAGGGGTTTTGCCCTCGGGTACCTCGGCTGCGCTCCCGCCATCATCGTGGCTAATGTAACCGGTCAGCGGCTTAACCACGTAGATCTACTGGCCATATTTTGGATATTATCCGCCTGTATAGTCAAATTGGACTCCATTATCACGCAGGAAAGATACGAGGAAGGGTTAGGGTGAGAGGCGCCGACGAATGACTGTTTCATCGAACAGCAAGAACATAGACAGGATCAACCGCTTCGGCCGAATTGCCGCAGGCGCGGCGACTTGCCGCAACTTTCTCATTTTTATGGCGGTTGCTTGTCTCTTCATCGGGATAATATTGGCCTCTCCGTATTTCTTGAAGCAAGTAGCTTGTTTGGTCGCAGCCGAAATCGCTAACCCGAATACTTATGTTTTAGGCAGATGGTTTGGATCGATTTTGATTACGTTGGGCACCCTATTTCTGGTATTCGGAATATTCTGGAGGTCTGTTCGCCCCATAATTATCGGTTTAATTTCTAAAACCGCCGGACTATCGCCGAGATCGTGGTCGTTATCGATATTTACGGTCGCTTTTTTGCTGCGGCTTGCCTGGGTCCTCTTCATCGGAAACGAATCATACTCGGACTGGAAGGTTTATTCTCAGCAGGCCGCCGATATCGTTTCGCATTGTCAATATGGATATCCTGAACCAACCGCATTTAAACCGCCGGGGTATCATTTATTTTTGGCAGCGATTTACTGGTTGTTCGGAATAAATGAAGTAGCGGGACAAATTTCGAATGTATTCCTGAGTTCTCTTAATTGCGTTTTGCTGTTTGCGATCGGCAGGAAAGTATCCAACGGCGTCGGCAAATTGGCCTCTCTGGGATTGGCCTTATACCCGACCCACATCGTGGTCAGCAGTTATCTCTGTTCCGATATTCTTTTTACATCGTTATTGCTTGCTGTTGTGTATATATTCGAATCCATGGAGTTTAGCCTAAATCGCGGATGGTATAGAGTTATAGTAGGGATTATTATCGCCGTCGTTTCTTTGTGGGTTCGCCCGATACTGCTATTATTTCCGATAGCGCTAGCATATTACTTTGTGCGTCTCGGAATTTCTTTAAAAGTTATTATCAAGACTTTTTTATTGTACGCGATGTTTTATGTGATTTTGTTTTTACCCTGGTGGTTGCGAAATTATCTGGTTTTCGAAAGATTTATATGGTGGGGAACCGAGGTGCAGTATGCGGTTCTGACCACATCGAATGAGGAAGGAATGAAATTTATTTCAGGTCAGGCGGGGACCGAGTATCAAAACGAACTGGAGCTGACGGACGCCATGGCCCGCATGGGCGTATCGCATATGATCGGTAATCCCTGGGAAACGGTAAAACACAAAGCGGGGACATGGGGCAAATTTTTCAGTCCGGATCTGGAATATATAGTCGGATATCAAATCAATCAGAGGGTAAAAAATCGGTTTATGAATCATCCGCAAATGGAAATGCTAAAAAATGCGATCGTCTACATTGCGGCGGGAAGCTATGTGCTGCTGCTCTGTTTTTTTCTGGGCGGGATCTATTTCTATTTTCGTTTCGGCCCTGCGTTGAGGTTTTCTTGGACGATGATTATTTATACCGTTATTTTTACGTTGATCACGTATGGGCAGCAGCGGCTACGATTCCCCATCGAACCATTGATGATGCTCTTTGCCGCGCTTATTTGGAAACGGTTGTTGACTGGAAATTTTTGGGGCGAATCAATTAAGGAAGAACGGGCAAGACTGGTTGGAATAATGTCTTGACAGACACATGTGATAATCCGAAAATAACTTTCTACAATCAATTAAGGTAAGGCGTAAGAAACCATGATAAAAAACGACGTTGTATTGGGAAAAAATGTGCTGATCTACCACCCTGACTTGGTCAATCTCTATGGCTGCACGATCGGCGAAGGCAGCAAAATAGGGGCATTTGTCGAGATTAGAAAGGGTGTGATAGTGGGAAAAAACGTCAAGATCCAGGCATTCGCTTTTATTCCGGAGGGTATCAGCATCGGCGATGGGGTTTTTATAGGACCGAGTGTCTGTTTTACTAACGATAAATATCCTCGAGCAATCAATTCCGACGGTAGCTTAAAGGACCCGGATGATTGGGAAATAATTCCCACCGAAGTGAACAGAGGAGCCAGTATCGGGGCTAACGCCACAATTCTATGTGGTGTTAAAATAGGGGAATACGCGATGGTGGCTGCGGGAGCCGTGGTTACCGACGATGTCCCAGCACATTGTCTTGTCGCGGGAATTCCTGCCAGAATAATCAAAAGATTGGACGACGCCGGGGGAGAAGCCGGCAGATAAGGATAACACGAAAGGAAGGATCACATGTCGATTGGTGTTGGTATTATCGGATATGGATACTGGGGACCGAATTTGGTCAGAAACTTTGCTGAACTCGACGGAGCCGAGCTTATCATCGTCGGCGATCTGCGTCGCGAGCGCCTGGAGTTGGCAAGAAAACGTTATCCGAAACTGGCCGTTACCGTTCATGCTGATGAGGTGATAGAAGATCCCCGTGTTGATGCCGTGGTTATCGCCACTCCGGTAGCTACACATTTTGATTTAGCTCTTAAAGCATTAAAGAGGGGCAAGCATGTATGGGTTGAAAAACCGTTGGCAGAGAATTCCACCCAGGTCTGCGAGCTTATTAGCGAGGCCGATGAGAGAAATCTCTGTCTCCATGTCGACCACACTTTCGTGTACACCCCGGCAATAAGAAAAATCAAGCTCTTAGTGGAAAACGATGAATTGGGCCACATCAACTACTATGATTCGGTTCGCATCAATCTAGGTCTTTTTCAACACGATGTGAATGTTTTTTGGGATTTGGCCGTGCATGATCTGACCATTATGGATTTCATACTCCCGGAAAGCCCAGTGGCCGTCTCCGCGACTGCGATGAGCCATGTCAAGGGGCAACCTGAAAACACGGGGTATATAACGTTGTTCTTCTCCGGAACCATGATAGCTCATATCCATGTCGATTGGCTGGCTCCGGTAAAGATCAGGCGGCTTCTGCTCAGCGGTTCGAAAAAAATGGTGGTATTCGATGACTTGGAGCCGAGCGAAAAAATACGAGTTTATGATAAAGGAATTACGATAACATCGAGCGAAAACCCGGATTACAAGATGCGGATCGGATATCGATCCGGAGATGTTTGGATCCCGCAGCTTGAAATCGGAGAAGCATTGGCTAATGAGGTTGCTTATTTCATTCGATGCATAGAGAAATCCGAGAGATCGCTGACTGACGGTCGGGCGGGGCTTCGTGTTATACAGATTCTCGAAGCCGTCAATGAATCGATGAAAAAAATGGGCCAGGCTGTCGACTTGAAGCCATTCGATAGGAGTTAACATGATCCCTTTTCTAGACCTCAAAGTACAGTACCAGGAAATAAAAACGGAAATCGCGGAAGCACTGGATAAAATCCTTGAAAGCAATCAATATACATTGGGAAAAGAAGTAACGGCTTTCGAAGAGGAATTCGCCTCGTATTGTGCCGCCGGTCAAGGAATCGCCGTCAATTCCGGAACCAGCGCTTTGCACCTTGCTCTATTAGCTGCCGGCGTAGGACCCGGGGATGAAGTCATCACGACCCCGTTTACCTTCGTTGCCACCGTCGCCGCCATTCTTTATACCGGTGCCAGCCCGGTGCTGATCGATATCGATCCGAAATATTATACTTTCGATGTATCCAGGCTAGAAGCCGCAATTACGGATAAAACCAAAGCAATCATACCGGTTCATCTGTATGGCCATCCTGCCGACATGGAGGCCGTCCTTGACACCGCGCAGGCAAGAAAGATCGTTGTCATTGAAGATGCTTGTCAAGCTCATGGATCCGAATACAGAGGGAAACGAGTGGGAAGTTTGGGGGATATGGGTTGTTTCAGCTTTTATCCCGGTAAAAACCTGGGAGCTTACGGAGAAGGAGGGATTGTCGTAACGGACAACCCCGAATATGCGCAGAAGATCAGAATGCTTCGAGATTGGGGTCAGGAGAAAAAGTACCATCATGTTATGTTGGGATACAATTACCGTATGGACGGTTTTCAAGGAGCGGTCCTGCGAGTCAAGTTGCGCCACCTCGAACAGTGGACGGAAGCTCGGCGCCATATTGCTGCGGTCTACAGTAAGGCGCTGGAGAACGTCGATGTCATCCCCCCTAGCGAGAAAAAGAATTGCAGGCATGTTTATCATATTTATGCCGCAAGGGTGCAAAACCGCGACAGAGTTATAGAGGCTTTGAAAAAAGAGGGCATCCACACCGGGATTCACTACCCGTATCCCGTTCATGTCCAAGAGGGGTATGTGTCCATGGGTTATAAAAAGGGTGATTTCCCCATAGCTGAACAGATAGCGTCCGAGGTTATTTCTTTACCGATGTATCCCGAACTTTCCGAGGAAGAAGTACGAGAAGTTGCTTCTGTCCTGGGGGCGATTCTTAAATAAGTGTGAATAAGAAGAAGTCATTTAAAAAAGTTCCGGCGTGGCACGGTCGAAAGAGCGCCGCGCCCGACCCTGCTTTCCATCACGAGTTTTCCCAGTATTTGAGTGAGTCCATGGATAGGGAGGCTCTGGTGGCGCTCTACGGACGGTTTCGTGCAGATTGTTCGCAATTCGGGAGATTGATGTGCGCGATCGTTTTTCGAGCGTTGGCGGATCGGGTCGGGACCGGAATTCGCATTGAAGCGGGGGTAGGGTTCTCCCACCCCGAGACGTTTGACATAGGCGATGGCGTATTTCTTGGGGAACAGACGTTTATCCAAGGCCGACACGATGGGCGCTGCAAGATAGGAAATTATGTGTGGATAGGACCACAGAGTTATTTTGATGCCCGAGATTTAATTATCGAAGATTATGTCGGTTGGGGCCCGGGCGCAAAAGTATTGGGTTCGAGTCACACAGGGATGCCCATTGAGGAACCATTGATTGCCACCGAATTGGAGATTCGCCCGGTAAGAATCAAGAAGGCCGCGGATATAGGGGTTAATGCGATTATCTTACCCGGAGTAGTCGTCGGCGAGGGAAGCATTATTGGCGCTGGCGCCGTGGTCGCCGAGGATGTCGCACCATATGCGATTGTTGCCGGGGTTCCGGCCAGATTTTTGAGATGGAGAGACGGCTATAAGCCGTCCCGATAGCTGTCTTCCCTCGTCGAGATCAACATTGATTCATATCGGGGCGTTGGACCCACGGATAGAATCAACCCGGGTGGGGTCAGTTATGAACTTGAATGGAAAAAAAATTTTAGTAACCGGCGGCGCCGGATTTATAGGATCCGAGTTGGTCAGACAACTAATAACCTCCGGCGCCGAGGTTATTGTTGTGGATAACCTGATTACCGGGAGCAAAGAGAACCTATCTGATGTCATAAATAATGATTGCCGACTGGAGATTCTTGATATTCGCTCTATCGAGAGGGTGGAAAGGCTATTAAAACCGATCGATATTATTTTTCACCTTGCTTGCCTGGGCGTTCGTCACTCCATCCATTCCCCTAAAGAGAATCATGAGGTTAACGCGACCGCTACCTTAGATCTCCTCTTAGCCTCTCGAAAAGTTGGAGTGGAGAGATTTGTTCAAGTTTCTTCTTCGGAAGTCTATGGAACCGGATTCAATGTCCCTATGGACGAACGGCATCCTGCGTTTCCGATGACGGTTTACGGGGCTTCCAAGTTGGCCGGAGAATGCTATGCCAGGGCATTTTACCGATCTTACGAATATCCCACTGTAATTGTGAGGCCTTTCAATACCTACGGACCGCGCTCCCATCACGAAGGAGACAGCGGCGAGGTGATTCCTAAATTTCTACTCAGGTGTTTGGCAGGTCGACCGATTATTATTTTTGGCGACGGTAGGCAAACAAGAGATTTTTTATTCGTCTCCGACACAGCTCGTGGAATATTGTTAGCGGGACTTGAAGATAAAGCGGTGGGGAAAACGATAAATATAGCCAGCGGAAAAGAAATCTCGATTAATGATTTGGTTGAAGAGGTTGCGGCGATCACCGGAAAAGCAAGAAGCCAGATAGAACATTATCCGCCACGTCCCGGAGATACCTTGCGCCTTTACGCAGATATTTCAGCGGCGCGAAAACTCATAGGTTTTTCTCCAACCTATTCTCTTCGCGAAGGATTGAAGAAATTGGAGGAATGGTATGTTGAACAGGGGGTAACGCCGGAAAAACTTCTTGAAGACGAAGTGGTTCAAAATTGGGATCGGTCCCAAATATCCTACAATGGATAATAAGCATAATATTCCGATTACACGGCCATTTATCGAGAAAGCAGAAATAAAAGCCGCCCAGCGACCGATTCGTTCAGGATGGGTGACACAAGGTCCCGAGGTCGCTGCATTCGAGAATGAATTTAGGGGCTTTGTCGGTGCGGATCATGCCTGTGCGGTTTCCAGTTGTACAGCCGCTTTGCACCTGGCTTTGCTGGTCGTGGGTATCAAGCCTGGAGATGAAGTAATCACCGTAAGCCATTCTTTTATAGCCACGGCCAATAGTATTTTATACTGCGGAGCTGCTCCTGTGTTTGTCGATATTATTCCAGGGACATATAATATCGATCCCGAATTGGTTGAGCGGGCTATTACACCCCGTACCAAAGCTGTTCTTTGCGTTCATCAGATGGGAATGCCGTGTTGTTTGGAAAAGCTTATGGCTTTAACTCGGCGGTATTCCCTACCATTGGTCGAGGATGCCGCATGCGCGGTTGGCAGTGAAATTCTGATCGATAATTCTTGGGAAAAGATCGGGAAACCACATGGAGATATCGCCTGCTTCTCTTTTCACCCCCGCAAG is from bacterium and encodes:
- a CDS encoding GDP-mannose 4,6-dehydratase; protein product: MNGKKILVTGGAGFIGSELVRQLITSGAEVIVVDNLITGSKENLSDVINNDCRLEILDIRSIERVERLLKPIDIIFHLACLGVRHSIHSPKENHEVNATATLDLLLASRKVGVERFVQVSSSEVYGTGFNVPMDERHPAFPMTVYGASKLAGECYARAFYRSYEYPTVIVRPFNTYGPRSHHEGDSGEVIPKFLLRCLAGRPIIIFGDGRQTRDFLFVSDTARGILLAGLEDKAVGKTINIASGKEISINDLVEEVAAITGKARSQIEHYPPRPGDTLRLYADISAARKLIGFSPTYSLREGLKKLEEWYVEQGVTPEKLLEDEVVQNWDRSQISYNG
- a CDS encoding Gfo/Idh/MocA family oxidoreductase, with the translated sequence MSIGVGIIGYGYWGPNLVRNFAELDGAELIIVGDLRRERLELARKRYPKLAVTVHADEVIEDPRVDAVVIATPVATHFDLALKALKRGKHVWVEKPLAENSTQVCELISEADERNLCLHVDHTFVYTPAIRKIKLLVENDELGHINYYDSVRINLGLFQHDVNVFWDLAVHDLTIMDFILPESPVAVSATAMSHVKGQPENTGYITLFFSGTMIAHIHVDWLAPVKIRRLLLSGSKKMVVFDDLEPSEKIRVYDKGITITSSENPDYKMRIGYRSGDVWIPQLEIGEALANEVAYFIRCIEKSERSLTDGRAGLRVIQILEAVNESMKKMGQAVDLKPFDRS
- a CDS encoding DegT/DnrJ/EryC1/StrS family aminotransferase, with translation MIPFLDLKVQYQEIKTEIAEALDKILESNQYTLGKEVTAFEEEFASYCAAGQGIAVNSGTSALHLALLAAGVGPGDEVITTPFTFVATVAAILYTGASPVLIDIDPKYYTFDVSRLEAAITDKTKAIIPVHLYGHPADMEAVLDTAQARKIVVIEDACQAHGSEYRGKRVGSLGDMGCFSFYPGKNLGAYGEGGIVVTDNPEYAQKIRMLRDWGQEKKYHHVMLGYNYRMDGFQGAVLRVKLRHLEQWTEARRHIAAVYSKALENVDVIPPSEKKNCRHVYHIYAARVQNRDRVIEALKKEGIHTGIHYPYPVHVQEGYVSMGYKKGDFPIAEQIASEVISLPMYPELSEEEVREVASVLGAILK
- a CDS encoding acyltransferase codes for the protein MNKKKSFKKVPAWHGRKSAAPDPAFHHEFSQYLSESMDREALVALYGRFRADCSQFGRLMCAIVFRALADRVGTGIRIEAGVGFSHPETFDIGDGVFLGEQTFIQGRHDGRCKIGNYVWIGPQSYFDARDLIIEDYVGWGPGAKVLGSSHTGMPIEEPLIATELEIRPVRIKKAADIGVNAIILPGVVVGEGSIIGAGAVVAEDVAPYAIVAGVPARFLRWRDGYKPSR
- a CDS encoding O-antigen ligase family protein is translated as MGRLYQLVGFLSTLTVLYYCWNNSRGDRFRRALPLCFLVSFVFISIEAKSLSIPLLTYLVIGVIGIPAMIYGLLFRYEILLIIAALYIPNNAILPADFGGLQQALNGTNIVLAALILGMFAGSSKDERKYSGKSPANTMVWLYMATIVVSFARGSLYFGSAYYSSDIILDLKRFLTPMVLYLIFVRRLQNRSTIRIVVGVSMIVVIMAVYLGLLQWVNLGFGTYSGMHRRLGGLNRHPNNFGAFIVYYVGLMWGQFLVNFRRFDAKLLLLPLLMSLRILIPTNSRGAWVSLPPSLGVITFFKNPILLVILVLLAVVPFILNPAMIPDTIRYRFEDAAKMESSETIYSSSTGLASYASESRSISVRTRYLLLETGLHVWKQNPFFGHGYGVFQYKIREYTGGELGGSAHNGWLKMLVEMGIITLASIMLFFGYTVYCSYRVFRRERNPFLRGFALGYLGCAPAIIVANVTGQRLNHVDLLAIFWILSACIVKLDSIITQERYEEGLG
- a CDS encoding glycosyltransferase family 39 protein, giving the protein MTVSSNSKNIDRINRFGRIAAGAATCRNFLIFMAVACLFIGIILASPYFLKQVACLVAAEIANPNTYVLGRWFGSILITLGTLFLVFGIFWRSVRPIIIGLISKTAGLSPRSWSLSIFTVAFLLRLAWVLFIGNESYSDWKVYSQQAADIVSHCQYGYPEPTAFKPPGYHLFLAAIYWLFGINEVAGQISNVFLSSLNCVLLFAIGRKVSNGVGKLASLGLALYPTHIVVSSYLCSDILFTSLLLAVVYIFESMEFSLNRGWYRVIVGIIIAVVSLWVRPILLLFPIALAYYFVRLGISLKVIIKTFLLYAMFYVILFLPWWLRNYLVFERFIWWGTEVQYAVLTTSNEEGMKFISGQAGTEYQNELELTDAMARMGVSHMIGNPWETVKHKAGTWGKFFSPDLEYIVGYQINQRVKNRFMNHPQMEMLKNAIVYIAAGSYVLLLCFFLGGIYFYFRFGPALRFSWTMIIYTVIFTLITYGQQRLRFPIEPLMMLFAALIWKRLLTGNFWGESIKEERARLVGIMS
- a CDS encoding acyltransferase codes for the protein MIKNDVVLGKNVLIYHPDLVNLYGCTIGEGSKIGAFVEIRKGVIVGKNVKIQAFAFIPEGISIGDGVFIGPSVCFTNDKYPRAINSDGSLKDPDDWEIIPTEVNRGASIGANATILCGVKIGEYAMVAAGAVVTDDVPAHCLVAGIPARIIKRLDDAGGEAGR